A single Melopsittacus undulatus isolate bMelUnd1 chromosome 11, bMelUnd1.mat.Z, whole genome shotgun sequence DNA region contains:
- the MRPL41 gene encoding large ribosomal subunit protein mL41: MGLLQQLARGLVRGADRMSPFTSKRGPRTHYKGRGARRAGVLTTGKKFIRIPEMVPEFIVPDLTGFKLKPYVSYRAPEGSEPPATAKQLFTELVAPRIEKDVKDGTFDPTNLEKYGFEPTQEGKLFQLFPKNYMR, translated from the coding sequence atggggctgctgcagcagctggccCGCGGGCTGGTGCGCGGCGCAGACCGCATGTCGCCGTTCACCAGCAAGCGTGGGCCCCGCACGCACTACAAGGGCCGCGGCGCCCGGCGGGCCGGAGTGCTCACCACCGGCAAGAAGTTCATCCGCATCCCGGAGATGGTGCCGGAGTTCATCGTCCCCGACCTCACCGGCTTCAAGCTCAAGCCGTACGTGTCGTACCGCGCCCCCGAGGGCTCCGAGCCGCCCGCCACCGCCAAGCAGCTCTTCACCGAGCTGGTGGCTCCGCGCATCGAGAAGGACGTGAAGGACGGCACCTTCGACCCCACCAACCTGGAGAAGTACGGCTTCGAGCCCACGCAGGAGGGCAAGCTCTTCCAGCTCTTCCCCAAGAACTACATGCGGTAG